A window from Montipora capricornis isolate CH-2021 chromosome 7, ASM3666992v2, whole genome shotgun sequence encodes these proteins:
- the LOC138056544 gene encoding F-box and leucine-rich repeat protein 13-like — protein sequence MTSLKNCDPRLRRYLLVHRLPDVFEAIVSALAINCPDDPQAFILDKLKCIITHEDVLDDLRWDSFIDEKLRPKHRVVKASVLDFLWSYEDENSQPTPEMYQTAYNLYNGKLKTSCFSAWMRYHKHVKRKKMLLAKKMENARLWHKRRLQKIHLQWWIEWVEERKERSNVISARIHRVLAISLLRVVFHAWHSVAVDARKTKEYFERIERGEIIDSGFEGFIRVRTDGKDEISSLPRNVALRIFSYVNVGDLGRCARVCRNWKVLIQANTLWSKVDFSKVKHSATNKVASSLIHKCRPFLGHLNLRGCYNLSSNSLKLAAQCRNLQDLNLSECAGVTDEVIKSISIGCSALLYLNLANSPISDASLRYLGRYCTNLLYLSLAYCTKFTNKGLSYLANGKGCHKVVHLDLSGCEQITQEGYKFISMGCSCLTTVILNELPSLRDECIQALTSECRTLRNVSILNSPFLSDASFKCLASCRRLNKIRVEGNNRLTDASVKVLSKSCPMLDHIYLVDCPRITDLALKALTAFKHLNVVNVADCVRIQDTGVRQIVEGPSGAKIKELNLTNCVRVSDVTLLRIAQRCHNLVYASFCYCEHVTDAGVELLGTLPSLVSLDLSGCNIQDQGVAALGNNPRFRDITLAECPNITDLGLQKMCQQCRLLENFNVSQCKGLTDNAIKNLAFCCRLLRTLNLAGCNKLTDSSLQYLSGVCHYIESLDLSGCIQITDKSLRYLRKGCKKLSSLTILYCRNITKAAVQKLQTKCEHVLYNADDPSPLLGF from the exons ATGACTTCTCTGAAGAACTGCGATCCAAGGTTGAGAAGATACCTACTTGTGCACCGTCTTCCAGATGTCTTTGAG GCCATTGTCAGTGCATTAGCCATCAATTGTCCAGATGATCCACAGGCATTTATTCTTGATAAATTAAAATGCATTATTACTCACGAAGATGTCTTAGATGACTTAAGGTG GGACTCTTTTATTGATGAAAAACTGCGTCCAAAGCACAGGGTGGTCAAGGCTTCAGTACTGGACTTTCTGTGGTCTTATGAAGATGAAAATTCGCAG CCAACCCCTGAAATGTACCAAACAGCCTATAACCTATACAATGGAAAGCTCAAGACATCTTGTTtcag TGCCTGGATGCGTTATCACAAGCAtgtgaaaagaaagaaaatgctgCTGGCTAAGAAGATGGAAAATGCTCGTCTGTGGCACAAGCGCAGACTACAAAAGATACATCTTCAATGGTGGATT GAATGGGTAGAAGAGAGAAAGGAGAGGTCAaatg TGATTTCAGCCAGAATCCACAGAGTCTTGGCCATCTCTTTGTTGCGAGTTGTGTTTCATGCATGGCACAGTGTCGCCGTTGATGCAAGAAAAACTAAAGAATATTTTGAG AGGATCGAAAGAGGAGAAATTATTGACTCTGGCTTCGAAGGATTCATCCGCGTGAGAACAGATGGAAAAGATGAAATTTCTTCTCTTCcaagaaatgttgcattaaGG ATTTTCAGTTACGTAAATGTAGGTGACTTAGGACGTTGTGCTCGTGTGTGTCGTAACTGGAAAGTGCTAATtcaagcaaacacactttgGAGTAAG GTTGACTTTTCCAAGGTAAAACACAG TGCAACAAATAAAGTAGCGTCCAGTTTGATTCACAAATGTCGTCCGTTTTTGGGCCATCTTAATCTGAGAGGATGTTACAATTTGTCAAGTAACTCGCTAAAACTCGCAG cACAATGTAGAAATCTGCAAGACTTGAATTTGTCGGAATGTGCTGGAGTCACT GATGAAGTGATAAAGAGTATTTCAATTGGCTGCAGTGCTTTGTTGTACCTCAACTTAGCGAACTCTCCAATCTCTGATGCGTCTCTTAGATATCTTGGCAG GTACTGCACTAATCTATTGTATCTGAGCTTGGCGTACTGCACAAAGTTCACAAACAAAGGCCTCAGTTACTTAGCGAATGGAAAAGGCTGCCATAAGGTGGTGCACTTGGACTTGTCAGGTTGTGAGCAG ATTACACAAGAAGGTTACAAGTTTATATCCATGGGCTGTTCGTGTTTGACAACAGTTATACTGAATGAATTGCCTAGTCTCAGAGATGAATGTATACAG GCTTTGACGTCAGAGTGCCGCACATTAAGGAATGTATCCATTTTGAATTCGCCATTTTTGTCCGATGCTTCTTTCAAGTGCCTTGCATCGTGCAGAAGGTTAAACAAGATCAGAGTAGAAG GAAACAATCGCCTAACCGATGCATCAGTGAAGGTGTTATCCAAGAGCTGTCCAATGTTAGACCATATTTACCTCGTAGATTGTCCGAGAATAACAGATCTCGCTCTCAAGGCCTTAACTGCCTTTAAGCATCTCAATGTCGTGAACGTTGCCGATTGTGTCAG GATACAAGACACTGGAGTGAGGCAGATTGTTGAAGGACCTTCTGGCGCCAAGATAAAAGAACTCAATTTAACTAATTGTGTACGAGTCAGTGACGTCACTTTGCTAAGAATAGCCCAAAG gtgtcataACCTCGTCTACGCCAGTTTCTGTTACTGTGAACACGTTACCGACGCTGGTGTGGAGCTTCTTGGTACCCTCCCTTCCCTGGTGTCCCTTGATTTGTCAGGGTGTAATATTCAGGATCAGGGAGTGGCGGCTCTGGGTAACAACCCAAGGTTCCGTGATATTACACTTGCTGAATGTCCAAACATCACTGACCTTGGACTGCAG aaaatGTGCCAACAATGTAGACTTCTAGAGAACTTCAATGTCTCCCAATGCAAG GGACTGACAGACAATGCCATTAAAAACCTCGCGTTCTGCTGTCGATTGCTGCGGACTTTAAACCTTGCTGGATGCAATAAG TTAACAGATTCAAGTCTTCAGTATTTATCAGGGGTATGTCACTATATTGAATCCCTGGACCTATCTGGCTGCATTCAAATCAC agacaaatcACTGCGATACTTGAGGAAAGGCTGCAAGAAGCTGTCATCTTTAACTATACTCTATTGTAGAAACATCACCAAGGCAGCggtacagaagcttcaaacaaaATGCGAGCATGTGCTGTACAATGCTGACGATCCATCGCCGCTGCTTGGCTTCTAA
- the LOC138056545 gene encoding uridine 5'-monophosphate synthase-like yields MASEEKSELVEKLFEIEAIKFGDFILKSGIQSPVYVDFRVIVSHPEIMRQVSAMLWNTASDSKADFSVICGVPYTALPIASCISVTHNIPMVMRRKEAKAYGTKRLIEGVFAAGSKCLVIEDVVTSGSSVLETVEALSSADLRVTDAVVLLDRFQGGKEMLKYQGISLHSLLTLPEVIELLCRKGKVDPEMAEKVRKFLSANKFQPSSLTRKELEKPGSKLSFEERAIIATHPLTKRLFQIISEKKSNLAVSVDFTTSGEVLSLVEKVGPHVCIVKTHVDILEDFTPSFTQSLQQLAEKHNFVIFEDRKFADIGNTVKNQFSKGLYHIADWADLVNAHAIPGDGVVKGLKEIGTPLGRACLLIAEMSSAGSLATGEYTTRVVEMAKNHKDFVVGFISQSCLLDDPQFVHMTPGVQLHTGGDALGQQYLTPTEVIINKGSDVVIVGRGIYQAADPLKAAVDFKEAAYNAYMKRTRN; encoded by the coding sequence ATGGCGTCTGAAGAGAAGAGTGAACTGGTGGAAAAGTTGTTCGAGATTGAGGCCATAAAGTTTGGTGATTTTATCCTGAAGAGTGGTATACAGTCCCCAGTTTATGTAGACTTTCGGGTGATCGTGTCACATCCTGAAATAATGAGGCAAGTAAGTGCCATGCTGTGGAATACTGCTTCCGACTCCAAGGCGGATTTTTCTGTCATCTGCGGCGTTCCATATACCGCTTTACCTATTGCTTCGTGCATTTCTGTGACGCACAATATCCCTATGGTAATGAGGAGAAAGGAGGCCAAGGCATATGGAACGAAACGGCTGATAGAAGGGGTGTTTGCGGCAGGAAGCAAATGCCTAGTGATTGAAGATGTCGTGACGAGTGGTTCAAGTGTTTTGGAAACTGTTGAAGCACTTTCCTCAGCGGATCTGCGTGTTACAGACGCAGTAGTGTTGTTGGATCGCTTTCAGGGTGGTAAAGAGATGCTTAAGTACCAAGGGATAAGTCTCCACAGCCTTCTAACGCTTCCAGAAGTAATTGAATTGTTGTGCAGAAAGGGGAAAGTCGATCcagaaatggcagaaaaagtACGCAAGTTTCTTTCCGCGAATAAGTTCCAGCCTTCGTCTTTGACACGCAAGGAACTGGAAAAACCCGGAAGCAAACTTAGTTTTGAAGAAAGAGCGATAATTGCAACCCATCCGCTCACTAAGAGGTTGTTTCAGATTATTTCAGAGAAGAAATCCAATCTTGCTGTCTCCGTTGACTTCACCACTAGTGGGGAAGTTTTGAGCCTGGTGGAAAAAGTGGGACCTCACGTTTGCATTGTCAAGACGCATGTTGATATCTTGGAAGATTTTACACCATCCTTCACCCAGTCGCTTCAACAGCTCgcagaaaaacacaactttgtCATCTTTGAAGACAGGAAATTTGCTGACATTGGAAACACTGTGAAGAATCAGTTCAGCAAAGGGTTGTATCACATTGCTGATTGGGCTGATCTGGTCAACGCACATGCCATCCCTGGAGATGGAGTTGTTAAGGGCCTTAAAGAGATAGGCACTCCACTTGGCAGAGCATGTCTGTTGATTGCTGAAATGAGCTCGGCAGGAAGCCTAGCCACTGGAGAATACACCACAAGAGTGGTGGAAATGGCCAAGAATCACAAAgactttgttgtaggttttatCAGCCAGTCCTGTTTACTTGATGATCCTCAGTTTGTCCACATGACCCCTGGAGTACAGCTTCACACAGGAGGTGATGCTCTTGGTCAACAGTACCTCACCCCTACTGAAGTAATCATTAACAAAGGAAGTGATGTTGTAATTGTCGGAAGAGGAATCTATCAGGCTGCAGACCCACTGAAGGCTGCTGTTGACTTCAAGGAAGCAGCATATAATGCATACATGAAAAGAACTAGAAATTGA
- the LOC138056546 gene encoding polyglutamine-binding protein 1-like — protein MPLPPALQARLAKRGIIQNDKEKLNGSPKVDGPVKGCPNTVNPYHTCVEYCRKRYGENAVPQPPKDYNTVPLPVGWYLVPDPSSGSSYYWNTITNQVSWRHPLDPTAEVTLPASVVNSKKESDVLPNREILAPPGVDTEHEKEQVLSIGKHPSLVKGSQKRQEAAGKRKQDKEIRAEKRRKSEEVDPMDPAAYSDAPKGTWTTGLLKKGEAKTGVDTTANGPLFQMRPYPSPGAVLRANQQLAQKSVIETGE, from the exons ATGCCTTTACCTCCAGCACTTCAAGCGCGTCTTGCAAAGAGAGGAATAATACAGAATG ACAAGGAAAAACTTAATGGATCGCCAAAAGTTGATGGACCAGTTAAAGGTTGTCCCAATACAGTCAACCCTTATCACACATGTGTGGAATATTGTCGGAAGCGATATGGAGAAAATGCTGTACCTCAACCACCAAAG gatTATAATACAGTGCCTTTACCAGTAGGATGGTATCTAGTACCAGATCCTAGTAG TGGAAGCAGTTATTATTGGAACACAATAACCAATCAAGTATCTTGGCGTCATCCATTGG ATCCAACTGCCGAAGTAACACTTCCAGCATCTGTTGTCAACAGTAAAAAAG AATCTGATGTGCTGCCCAACAGAGAAATCCTCGCCCCACCTGGAGTAGATACGGAACATGAAAAAGAGCAAGTTTTAAGTATTGGCAAACATCCAAGTCTTGTAAAG GGTTCGCAAAAAAGACAAGAAGCCGCaggaaaaagaaagcaagaCAAAG AAATAAGAGCTGAGAAGCGAAGGAAATCGGAGGAGGTGGATCCCATGGACCCAGCAGCATATTCCGATGCTCCAAA AGGAACATGGACAACGGGGCTGTTAAAGAAAGGAGAAGCCAAGACCGGAGTGGACACCACAGCGAATGGACCATTGTTCCAAATGAGGCCTTACCCGAGTCCCGGGGCAGTCCTGCGGGCAAATCAACAACTAGCACAGAAATCAGTGATCGAAACGGGCGAATAA